One window of the Posidoniimonas polymericola genome contains the following:
- a CDS encoding methyl-accepting chemotaxis protein produces MTIASLFAPGAFSAHEPETTSPPVSVVDGPCDPTKRLRQAVGSSMQISEAMTAVSFAVGDLHEINARTQTISAATEEMLSTISEISRTSNECAGATNECRGAIAKGAAAIDESVEGMARISALTKDGVARAAQLQQASEAIGKIVQIIQDIAGQTNLLALNATIEAARAGAAGKGFAVVAAEVKELSQQTANATQDIEKQINAIKDGILLMHESMQQSSEAVTEGDAQIREVGREMEQLQQSIDQTGIAVTSTAASVTEQTAAMEEISRSIHDIAALTRKSTAHAETALDKVSSTEQIIEEQFDELDPDTIENYVLYRAQSDHYLWKKRLAELLAGRSQLTEQELASHHDCRLGKWYDGARLDPVIGAIPEFVQLPGPHEEVHQHGKQVARLANAGQRDQAIVAFEQMDKASEEVIRLLQGVLQRLA; encoded by the coding sequence ATGACGATCGCCAGCCTGTTTGCCCCCGGAGCCTTCAGCGCCCACGAGCCCGAAACGACGAGCCCGCCTGTCAGTGTCGTTGACGGCCCGTGCGACCCCACCAAGCGCCTGCGGCAGGCGGTCGGGTCGTCGATGCAGATCAGCGAGGCGATGACGGCGGTGTCGTTCGCCGTGGGCGACCTGCACGAGATCAATGCGCGGACCCAGACCATCAGCGCCGCCACCGAGGAGATGCTCAGCACCATCAGCGAGATCTCCCGCACCAGCAACGAGTGCGCCGGAGCCACCAACGAGTGCCGCGGAGCCATCGCCAAGGGCGCCGCCGCGATCGACGAGAGCGTCGAGGGGATGGCCAGGATCTCTGCCCTCACCAAGGACGGCGTCGCCCGGGCGGCGCAGCTTCAGCAGGCGAGCGAGGCGATCGGCAAGATCGTGCAGATTATCCAGGACATCGCCGGCCAGACCAACCTGCTGGCCCTCAACGCCACGATCGAGGCCGCCCGGGCCGGCGCCGCGGGCAAGGGCTTCGCCGTGGTGGCGGCCGAGGTCAAGGAGCTGTCGCAGCAGACCGCCAACGCGACGCAGGACATCGAGAAGCAGATCAACGCCATCAAGGACGGCATCCTGCTGATGCACGAGTCGATGCAGCAGTCGAGCGAGGCAGTAACCGAAGGCGACGCCCAGATCCGCGAGGTCGGTCGCGAGATGGAGCAGCTCCAGCAGTCGATCGATCAGACCGGCATCGCGGTGACGTCGACCGCGGCCAGCGTGACCGAGCAGACCGCGGCGATGGAGGAGATCTCCCGCTCGATCCACGACATCGCCGCCCTGACGCGCAAGTCGACCGCCCACGCCGAGACCGCACTCGACAAGGTCAGCAGCACCGAGCAGATCATCGAGGAGCAGTTCGACGAGCTCGACCCCGACACGATTGAGAACTACGTGCTGTACCGCGCCCAGAGCGACCACTACCTCTGGAAGAAGCGGCTGGCGGAGCTGCTGGCGGGGCGGTCGCAGCTCACCGAGCAGGAGCTCGCGAGCCACCACGACTGCCGGCTCGGCAAGTGGTACGACGGCGCGCGGCTCGACCCGGTGATCGGCGCCATCCCCGAGTTCGTCCAGCTGCCGGGGCCGCACGAAGAGGTGCACCAGCACGGCAAGCAGGTCGCGCGGCTGGCGAACGCCGGCCAACGCGACCAGGCGATCGTCGCCTTCGAGCAGATGGACAAAGCGTCCGAAGAGGTGATCCGGCTGCTGCAGGGTGTGCTGCAGCGGCTGGCGTAG
- a CDS encoding MATE family efflux transporter, with the protein MSDSPAISRDTWWSRPGGGREVLSVSAPLVVSAMSWTVMTFVDRVLLKGVSGEAMSAAFSASTLWFTALCLPLGICMYASTFVSQYFGAGQPERIGPSVWQGVWVALLASPLMLLTIPLAPAMFAAAGHGAETMRLEIIYFQVLMWGAPAMLLAQSFSAFYSGRGRTRVVMLVDALFAVVNLLLDYAWIYGEWGFPEMGIAGAGWATVVSLWLKAATYVVLLMLPANRAQFATLSGMRLDWPLFKRVMYYGGPSGYQLALDVTGFTVFIMLVGRLGAVEAEATSMAFSISTLAFMPIFGLSMGASILVGQHLGEDRDEVAARSTWTSLHVALAYMATVSLMYVAVPDLYLRWFFLGEERGQVYDMAVTLLRFVAAYNLLDATLMVFVSAIKGAGDTQFVLWVSLIMSTLLSAASWVAVTQIGLGIYGCWVLITAWIWILGVIFLMRFLGGKWRSMRVIEKAPPDLADSDGELEPSVA; encoded by the coding sequence TTGTCTGACTCCCCTGCTATCAGCCGCGACACCTGGTGGTCCCGCCCCGGCGGCGGGCGTGAGGTGCTGAGCGTGTCGGCGCCGCTGGTGGTGTCGGCCATGTCGTGGACGGTCATGACGTTTGTCGACCGGGTGCTGCTCAAGGGCGTCAGCGGGGAGGCGATGTCGGCCGCGTTCAGCGCGTCGACGCTGTGGTTCACGGCGCTCTGCCTGCCGCTGGGCATCTGCATGTACGCCAGCACGTTTGTGTCGCAGTACTTCGGCGCCGGCCAGCCCGAGCGGATCGGCCCCTCGGTGTGGCAGGGCGTGTGGGTGGCGCTGCTGGCTTCGCCGCTGATGCTGCTGACGATCCCGCTGGCGCCGGCGATGTTTGCCGCCGCCGGGCACGGCGCGGAGACGATGCGGCTGGAGATAATTTACTTCCAAGTGCTGATGTGGGGCGCGCCGGCCATGCTGCTGGCGCAGTCCTTCAGCGCGTTCTACAGCGGCCGCGGCAGGACCCGCGTCGTGATGCTGGTCGACGCCCTCTTCGCGGTCGTCAACCTGCTGCTGGACTACGCGTGGATCTACGGCGAGTGGGGCTTCCCCGAGATGGGCATCGCCGGCGCCGGCTGGGCGACCGTGGTCTCGCTGTGGCTCAAGGCCGCGACCTACGTCGTGCTGCTGATGCTGCCGGCCAACCGGGCGCAGTTCGCCACGCTTTCCGGCATGCGACTCGACTGGCCGCTGTTCAAGCGGGTGATGTACTACGGCGGGCCGAGCGGCTACCAGCTGGCGCTCGACGTCACCGGCTTCACGGTGTTTATCATGCTGGTCGGCCGGCTCGGCGCGGTCGAGGCCGAGGCCACCAGCATGGCCTTCAGTATCAGCACGCTGGCCTTCATGCCGATCTTCGGCCTGTCGATGGGCGCGAGCATCCTGGTCGGCCAGCACCTGGGCGAGGACCGCGATGAGGTCGCCGCCCGTTCGACCTGGACCTCGCTGCACGTCGCGCTGGCCTACATGGCGACGGTCTCGCTAATGTACGTTGCCGTGCCCGACCTGTACCTCCGCTGGTTCTTCCTCGGCGAGGAGCGGGGCCAGGTGTACGACATGGCCGTGACCCTGCTCCGGTTTGTCGCCGCCTACAACCTCCTCGACGCGACGCTGATGGTGTTTGTCAGCGCGATCAAGGGCGCGGGCGACACGCAGTTCGTGCTGTGGGTCAGCCTGATCATGTCGACGCTGCTGTCGGCCGCCAGCTGGGTGGCGGTGACGCAGATCGGGCTGGGGATCTACGGCTGCTGGGTGCTGATCACGGCCTGGATCTGGATCCTCGGGGTGATCTTCTTGATGCGGTTCCTGGGGGGCAAGTGGCGTTCGATGCGGGTCATCGAGAAGGCGCCGCCCGACCTGGCCGACAGTGACGGCGAGCTAGAGCCGTCGGTCGCGTAG
- a CDS encoding DnaJ family domain-containing protein, which translates to MPEPLAFNDSTLTRIADAKIQAAIDEGQFDNLPGFGKPLAIIDEPYDPGWWIRRKLKREELPIRLTPD; encoded by the coding sequence ATGCCCGAACCGCTAGCATTCAACGACTCGACCCTTACCCGCATCGCCGACGCCAAGATCCAGGCGGCGATCGACGAGGGGCAGTTCGACAACCTGCCGGGGTTCGGCAAGCCGTTGGCGATTATCGACGAGCCGTACGACCCTGGCTGGTGGATCCGCCGCAAGCTGAAGCGGGAAGAGCTGCCAATCCGGCTCACGCCTGATTGA
- a CDS encoding SRPBCC family protein: protein MGHLAFNQQIAAPVDTVFAIATDLPRAAEHIAGIDRVELLTDGPVGLGTRWRETRTMFGRESTEELAITQFEPPRGYTVSSNSCGAQFDCRFDFSPTDGGTLMSLELDWRAVSVFAKLMSPLSGMMVGSIEKAMRQDLLDLKHAAETKAD from the coding sequence ATGGGCCACCTCGCCTTCAACCAGCAGATCGCCGCGCCGGTCGACACGGTGTTCGCGATCGCGACCGACCTGCCGCGGGCGGCCGAGCACATCGCCGGGATCGACCGCGTCGAGCTGCTCACCGACGGGCCGGTCGGCCTGGGAACCCGCTGGCGTGAGACCCGGACCATGTTCGGCCGCGAGTCGACCGAGGAGCTGGCGATCACCCAGTTCGAACCGCCCCGCGGGTACACGGTGTCGAGCAACTCGTGCGGCGCCCAGTTCGACTGCCGATTCGACTTTAGCCCTACCGACGGCGGCACGCTGATGTCGCTCGAGCTCGACTGGCGGGCCGTGTCGGTGTTCGCGAAGCTGATGTCGCCGCTGTCGGGTATGATGGTAGGGTCGATCGAGAAGGCAATGCGACAGGACCTGCTGGACCTGAAGCACGCCGCCGAGACCAAAGCTGATTGA
- a CDS encoding ATP-binding protein has protein sequence MEPGGELSHSDAERLAINAAWLAKLRWVAVAGQLATILIAAGPLGVKLPFWPLLGMAALTAGTNAVFWAWTRRRRLAMHVVRPYEWHALLGGLMVLDLFVLTVMLELTGGPTNPFVIFYFVNLALGGILLPARWAWLLVLMATAAFATISYTYFPIAQLRHASRLMSFRELGGIPVVGGGTLIAFATCGSVIVSFTTWLTRELRRNQEARFRAEELRARSEKLEALGTLAAGAAHELATPLSTIAVVAKELEHELDASSVSPEVAADVKLIRNQLDRCRAILDRMSTASGQAAGEAPETFTAGELLLEVINELPDPVLIDTTYAGEAADARLTAPRTALSQALRALVQNALDARPGGEVEIEVYAHGTLGIAIRDTGPGMPREVLARAGEPFFTTKEPGKGMGLGLFLARSVVERVGGGMEIDSEAGHGTVVEVKLPLAG, from the coding sequence GTGGAACCGGGCGGTGAACTGTCGCACTCCGACGCCGAGCGTCTGGCGATCAACGCCGCGTGGCTCGCCAAGCTCCGCTGGGTGGCGGTCGCGGGCCAGCTCGCCACGATCCTGATCGCCGCCGGGCCGCTCGGCGTGAAGCTGCCGTTCTGGCCGCTGCTCGGCATGGCGGCGCTGACGGCCGGCACCAACGCGGTCTTCTGGGCGTGGACCCGGCGACGACGGCTCGCCATGCACGTCGTCCGGCCGTACGAGTGGCACGCCCTGTTGGGCGGGCTGATGGTGCTCGACCTGTTTGTGCTGACCGTGATGCTCGAGCTCACCGGCGGCCCGACCAACCCGTTCGTCATCTTCTACTTCGTCAACCTGGCGCTCGGCGGCATCCTGCTGCCGGCCCGCTGGGCGTGGCTGCTGGTGCTCATGGCGACTGCCGCGTTCGCCACGATCTCGTACACGTACTTCCCGATCGCCCAGCTCCGCCACGCCAGCCGGCTGATGAGCTTCCGCGAGCTGGGCGGCATCCCCGTGGTGGGGGGCGGCACGCTGATCGCCTTCGCCACCTGCGGGTCGGTGATCGTGTCGTTCACGACCTGGCTCACCCGCGAGCTCCGCCGCAACCAGGAGGCCCGCTTCCGCGCCGAGGAGCTCCGAGCCCGCAGCGAGAAGCTCGAGGCGCTCGGCACGCTGGCGGCCGGCGCCGCGCACGAGTTGGCCACGCCGCTCTCAACCATCGCGGTCGTCGCCAAAGAACTCGAGCACGAGCTTGACGCGTCGAGTGTCTCGCCCGAGGTCGCGGCGGACGTCAAGCTGATCCGCAACCAGCTCGACCGCTGCCGCGCGATCCTCGACCGGATGTCCACCGCCTCCGGCCAAGCCGCCGGCGAGGCGCCAGAGACCTTCACCGCCGGCGAGCTCCTCTTGGAGGTCATCAACGAGCTGCCCGACCCGGTGCTGATCGACACCACCTACGCGGGCGAGGCCGCCGACGCGCGGCTTACCGCGCCGCGGACCGCGTTGTCGCAGGCGCTGCGGGCGCTGGTGCAGAACGCGCTGGACGCACGGCCCGGCGGCGAGGTCGAGATCGAGGTCTACGCGCACGGCACGCTCGGCATCGCCATCCGCGACACCGGCCCCGGCATGCCACGCGAGGTGCTGGCCCGCGCGGGCGAGCCGTTCTTCACGACCAAGGAGCCCGGCAAAGGGATGGGCCTGGGCCTGTTCCTCGCCCGCAGCGTGGTCGAACGCGTCGGCGGCGGGATGGAGATCGACTCCGAGGCAGGCCACGGCACCGTGGTGGAGGTCAAGCTGCCGCTGGCGGGCTGA
- a CDS encoding 3-keto-disaccharide hydrolase: protein MKLLSRVVACCCLLAVAAPALADEDGWVSLFNGKDLSGWDISENPETFSVKDGEIVVNGPRAHAFYAGDVGGADFKDFAWKCEIMTKPNSNSGMYFHTEYQEEGWPNKGYEVQVNQTHSDARKTGGLYAVKDVMDKSPVKDNEWYTQEVIVEGKHVVVKVNGKVTCDYTEPDDHEAPADRSGRQISHGTIALQGHDPGSEVHFRKVLIKLLD from the coding sequence ATGAAACTGCTCTCCCGCGTTGTCGCCTGCTGCTGCCTGCTGGCGGTCGCCGCCCCGGCCCTGGCCGACGAGGACGGCTGGGTCTCGCTGTTCAACGGCAAGGACCTCTCCGGCTGGGACATCTCCGAGAATCCCGAAACCTTCTCGGTCAAGGACGGCGAGATCGTCGTCAACGGCCCCCGCGCCCACGCGTTCTACGCGGGCGACGTCGGCGGCGCCGACTTCAAAGACTTCGCCTGGAAGTGCGAGATCATGACCAAGCCCAACAGCAACTCCGGCATGTACTTCCACACCGAGTACCAGGAGGAAGGCTGGCCCAACAAGGGCTACGAGGTGCAGGTCAACCAGACCCACAGCGACGCCCGCAAGACCGGCGGCCTGTACGCGGTAAAGGACGTCATGGACAAGTCGCCCGTTAAGGACAACGAGTGGTACACGCAGGAGGTGATTGTCGAGGGCAAGCACGTCGTGGTGAAGGTCAACGGCAAGGTGACCTGCGACTACACCGAGCCCGACGACCACGAGGCGCCCGCCGACCGCTCCGGCCGTCAGATCTCGCACGGCACGATCGCCCTGCAGGGGCACGACCCCGGCAGCGAGGTCCACTTCCGCAAGGTGCTGATCAAGCTGCTCGATTAA
- a CDS encoding cold shock domain-containing protein codes for MRVLESGAVSQGTIKKLTDKGFGFIQGERGDIFFHLSSCDDCQFDDLREGQLVEYTEGQGPKGPRAENVRLIEG; via the coding sequence GTGCGTGTTTTGGAGAGTGGCGCAGTGTCGCAGGGGACGATTAAAAAGTTGACGGACAAGGGCTTTGGCTTCATCCAGGGAGAGCGGGGAGACATCTTCTTCCACCTCTCGTCTTGCGATGACTGCCAATTCGATGACCTCCGCGAAGGTCAACTTGTCGAGTACACCGAGGGCCAAGGCCCGAAGGGTCCGCGGGCTGAGAACGTCCGCTTGATCGAAGGCTGA
- a CDS encoding phosphoadenylyl-sulfate reductase, which produces MSTTSETRSVAPPAKGEAPSPEFLEYLATKSRELENATPEEIIRWAATEYGDGLTMATAFGPEGCVILSMLAAIAPETYVFNLDTGYQFLETLDTRDRIARKYGIEVDMLQPELTVPEYEAKHGGPLYKTNPNQCCMDRKIKLLYRGVEGRTAWMSGIRRDQSADRAQAAIVGWDKKFGLVKVSPLANWTKKEVWGRILKDDVPYNPLHDQGYPSIGCYPCTQKVIEGESDERAGRWSGTAKTECGLHSLETDGSGI; this is translated from the coding sequence ATGAGCACCACCTCCGAAACCCGCTCGGTCGCCCCGCCAGCCAAGGGCGAGGCCCCCTCGCCTGAGTTCCTCGAGTACCTGGCCACCAAGAGCCGCGAGCTTGAGAACGCCACGCCTGAAGAGATCATCCGTTGGGCCGCCACGGAGTACGGCGACGGCCTCACCATGGCGACGGCGTTCGGGCCCGAGGGGTGCGTGATCTTGTCGATGCTGGCCGCCATCGCACCAGAGACTTATGTCTTTAACCTCGACACCGGCTACCAGTTCCTCGAGACCCTCGACACCCGCGACCGCATTGCGCGGAAGTACGGCATTGAGGTCGACATGCTGCAGCCCGAGCTGACCGTGCCGGAGTACGAGGCCAAGCACGGCGGTCCGCTCTACAAGACCAACCCCAACCAGTGCTGCATGGACCGCAAGATCAAGCTGCTGTACCGCGGCGTTGAGGGACGCACCGCCTGGATGAGCGGCATCCGCCGCGATCAGAGCGCCGACCGTGCGCAGGCGGCCATCGTCGGCTGGGACAAGAAGTTCGGCTTGGTGAAGGTCAGCCCGCTGGCCAACTGGACCAAGAAGGAGGTCTGGGGTCGGATCCTCAAGGACGACGTCCCCTACAACCCGCTGCACGACCAGGGCTACCCGAGCATCGGCTGCTACCCATGCACCCAGAAGGTGATTGAAGGCGAGTCGGACGAGCGGGCCGGCCGCTGGTCGGGCACCGCCAAAACCGAGTGCGGCCTGCACAGCCTCGAGACCGACGGCAGCGGCATTTAG
- a CDS encoding RrF2 family transcriptional regulator, whose product MKLSAKTEYALLALIQLAEDHAQGQPASMRALAERQPIPDGFLVQILQELRRAGLVTSTRGACGGYRLARPAAEISLCDVLCVMDGDDPLRSNLANPTPLAEVLVDELEEARRRWQEQLREVTLEDLASRAAELGSPMWYI is encoded by the coding sequence ATGAAACTCAGCGCTAAAACCGAGTACGCCCTGCTAGCGCTGATCCAGCTGGCCGAGGACCACGCCCAGGGTCAGCCGGCTTCGATGCGGGCGCTGGCCGAGCGGCAGCCGATCCCCGACGGGTTCCTGGTGCAGATCTTGCAGGAGCTGCGGCGGGCCGGCCTGGTGACCAGCACCCGTGGCGCCTGCGGCGGGTACCGGCTGGCGCGGCCGGCGGCCGAGATCTCGCTCTGCGACGTGCTCTGTGTCATGGACGGCGACGACCCGCTCCGCAGCAACCTGGCGAACCCGACGCCGCTGGCCGAGGTCCTGGTCGACGAGCTCGAGGAGGCCCGCCGACGCTGGCAGGAGCAGCTGCGGGAGGTCACCCTTGAAGACCTGGCTTCTCGCGCGGCGGAACTCGGTTCGCCGATGTGGTATATCTAG
- a CDS encoding anthranilate synthase component II: protein MILIVDNYDSFTYNLVQRLGEIDPAVDIRVERNDQITVDEIIDLAPERVIISPGPCTPTEAGISVECIERLTGRFPLLGVCLGHQSIGQAYGAKVVRAKNLMHGKTDLIYHDGGRLLEDLDDPFQATRYHSLVIQPDTLPDELVVTAWSNEPDGRREIMAIEHREHPLFGVQFHPESFLTHSGTDLLKRFLSF from the coding sequence ATGATCCTGATTGTCGATAACTACGACTCGTTTACCTACAACCTGGTGCAGCGGCTGGGCGAGATCGACCCCGCCGTCGACATCCGCGTCGAGCGGAACGACCAGATCACTGTCGACGAGATTATCGACCTCGCGCCCGAGCGGGTGATCATCTCGCCCGGCCCCTGCACGCCGACCGAGGCCGGCATCTCGGTGGAGTGCATCGAGCGGCTGACCGGGCGGTTCCCGTTGCTCGGCGTCTGCCTGGGCCACCAGTCGATCGGCCAGGCGTACGGCGCGAAGGTGGTCCGCGCCAAGAACCTGATGCACGGCAAGACCGACCTCATCTACCACGACGGCGGCCGCCTGCTGGAGGACCTCGACGACCCGTTCCAGGCGACCCGCTACCACAGCTTGGTGATCCAGCCCGACACACTGCCCGACGAGCTGGTCGTGACCGCGTGGAGCAACGAGCCCGACGGCCGCCGCGAGATCATGGCGATCGAGCACCGCGAGCACCCGCTGTTCGGCGTGCAGTTCCACCCCGAGAGCTTCCTGACGCACAGCGGAACTGACCTGCTGAAGCGGTTCTTGTCCTTCTGA
- a CDS encoding molybdopterin molybdotransferase MoeA, which produces MDAALRLIEQQAAPLAAIATPLEEALGLCLAADAVSNVDSPPHDKAMMDGYAVIGDEPLSELAVIEEVVAGAVPTLAVAAGQATRIMTGAPIPPGAEAVIPVEQTELRDADTVRLTSPAPPAGKHVMRRGEVFERGAVVLTSGTPIGPAQLALLAETGNATPAVIPTPTVGVLATGDELVGADQTPAAGQIRNSNGPMLHALVRQAGARLLPLGVARDNAESLAERITAGATADVLVLSGGVSAGKRDLAPGILAELGARQVFHKVSVKPGKPLWFGVWRHADGRQTLVFGLPGNPVSGFVCFHLFVRPALRRLAGGEFAGLPRVAVTLDQAVTVKGDRRTYLPAAVALDPAGSRRARPVAWRGSADLLGLAAAAALLDLPAERSPYAAGDRVEALLLTPAGVA; this is translated from the coding sequence GTGGACGCGGCCTTGCGGCTGATCGAGCAGCAGGCCGCGCCGCTCGCCGCAATCGCGACGCCGCTCGAAGAGGCGCTCGGCCTTTGCCTGGCCGCCGACGCCGTGAGCAACGTCGACTCGCCGCCGCACGACAAGGCGATGATGGACGGCTACGCCGTGATCGGCGACGAGCCGCTCAGCGAACTCGCCGTCATCGAAGAAGTCGTCGCCGGCGCCGTGCCGACCTTAGCCGTCGCCGCGGGCCAGGCGACACGCATCATGACCGGCGCGCCGATTCCCCCGGGCGCCGAGGCCGTGATCCCGGTCGAGCAGACCGAGCTGCGCGACGCGGACACCGTCCGGCTCACATCGCCGGCGCCCCCCGCGGGCAAGCACGTGATGCGTCGCGGCGAGGTGTTCGAGCGCGGCGCGGTGGTGCTGACCAGCGGCACGCCGATTGGTCCAGCGCAGCTGGCGCTGCTCGCCGAGACCGGCAACGCCACGCCGGCGGTCATCCCCACGCCGACCGTCGGGGTGCTTGCGACCGGCGACGAGCTGGTCGGGGCGGACCAAACGCCGGCCGCCGGTCAGATCCGCAACTCCAACGGGCCGATGCTGCACGCTTTGGTGCGTCAGGCCGGCGCCAGACTGCTGCCGCTGGGAGTCGCCCGTGACAACGCGGAGTCGCTTGCCGAGCGGATCACCGCCGGCGCGACCGCCGACGTGCTGGTGCTCTCCGGCGGCGTGTCGGCCGGCAAACGCGACCTGGCCCCCGGCATCCTGGCCGAGCTGGGCGCCCGCCAGGTCTTCCACAAGGTGTCCGTGAAGCCGGGCAAGCCGCTGTGGTTCGGCGTCTGGCGGCACGCGGACGGCCGGCAAACGCTGGTGTTTGGGCTGCCGGGCAACCCGGTGAGTGGGTTTGTCTGCTTCCATCTCTTTGTGCGGCCGGCTTTGCGCCGGCTCGCCGGCGGCGAGTTCGCCGGCCTGCCGAGGGTCGCCGTGACGCTCGACCAAGCGGTCACCGTGAAAGGTGACCGCCGCACCTACCTGCCTGCGGCGGTGGCTCTCGACCCCGCGGGAAGCAGGCGGGCCCGGCCGGTGGCGTGGCGCGGTTCGGCCGATCTGCTGGGCCTCGCTGCGGCCGCGGCATTGCTTGATCTGCCGGCCGAGCGGTCGCCCTACGCCGCGGGCGACCGGGTCGAGGCCCTGTTGCTGACGCCCGCAGGGGTCGCGTGA
- a CDS encoding CAAX prenyl protease-related protein, giving the protein MPEPANQPSPDRATWGWFASRPVLPFVLPLAVFMLLATFEPSAPDPDATPEAAAAAEADNWFGLTFSQYPYAYAVRLLLGFATLAWCWRPIISQFPFRVSPLSVVVGVVGVVLWVAICWVDLEGYLVRMLGEENPAVMLLGLGPRPAFNPFQELADQPAWFVWAFLVVRFIGLAVLVPIIEELMLRGWLMRNLETDGYHPEFWQVAFGKAGAMTIVIGTAFPMLYHPEKLASLVWFSLVTWLMLRTKNFWDCVVAHAVTNFLLGVWVVTMGDWRLW; this is encoded by the coding sequence ATGCCAGAGCCAGCCAACCAGCCCAGCCCCGATCGCGCCACCTGGGGCTGGTTCGCCAGCCGTCCCGTGCTGCCCTTCGTGCTGCCGCTGGCGGTGTTCATGCTGCTGGCGACCTTCGAACCCTCCGCCCCCGACCCCGACGCGACCCCCGAGGCCGCCGCCGCCGCCGAGGCGGACAATTGGTTCGGCCTGACCTTCTCCCAGTACCCGTACGCCTACGCGGTGCGGCTGCTGCTGGGCTTCGCGACCCTCGCCTGGTGCTGGCGCCCGATCATCAGCCAGTTCCCTTTCCGCGTGTCGCCGCTGTCCGTGGTGGTCGGTGTGGTGGGCGTGGTGCTGTGGGTAGCGATCTGCTGGGTCGACCTCGAGGGTTACCTGGTGCGGATGTTGGGCGAAGAGAACCCGGCGGTCATGCTGCTCGGCCTCGGACCCCGCCCGGCGTTCAACCCCTTCCAAGAGCTGGCCGACCAGCCGGCGTGGTTCGTGTGGGCGTTCCTGGTGGTCAGGTTCATCGGCCTGGCGGTGCTGGTGCCGATCATCGAGGAGCTGATGCTCCGCGGCTGGCTGATGCGCAACCTCGAGACCGACGGCTACCACCCCGAGTTCTGGCAGGTAGCGTTCGGCAAGGCGGGCGCCATGACCATCGTCATTGGCACCGCGTTCCCGATGCTCTACCACCCCGAGAAGCTGGCCTCGCTGGTGTGGTTCTCTCTGGTGACCTGGCTGATGCTCCGCACCAAGAACTTCTGGGACTGCGTCGTGGCCCACGCGGTGACCAACTTCCTGCTGGGCGTGTGGGTCGTGACGATGGGCGACTGGCGGCTTTGGTAG